From the genome of Bactrocera oleae isolate idBacOlea1 chromosome 2, idBacOlea1, whole genome shotgun sequence, one region includes:
- the LOC106620378 gene encoding uncharacterized protein: MNSGLGIYFTVIYVTYVSSAEISTDFSRDTYLNALQSSHQSSSGANIGYNYIPPTNNNLQPSNEIYGPPSQVYGPPTFHQPVIYQPRDHWFLEKLKKKINLFTIGKIILKLLIFKKIIKFIGIICMLLFLPKLKHFLKDDMSMDETSEESRYIRTEKDALEKHIEDLQDIILRSIN, from the exons TCAGGTTTAGGAATATATTTTACAGtgatatatgttacatatgtttcTTCGGCAGAAATTTCAACGGATTTTTCACGAGATACATATTTGAATGCGCTTCAGAGCTCTCATCAATCTAGTTCGG GTGCTAATATTGGATACAATTACATACCTCCcacaaataataatttgcagccctcaaatgaaatatatggaCCACCAAGCCAAGTATATGGACCTCCTACGTTTCATCAACCTGTCATATATCAACCTCGAGACCATTGGTTTTTAGAGAAACtgaagaagaaaataaatttgtttacaattggaaagataatattaaaacttCTGATTTTTAAAAAGATTATCAAATTTATTGGAATTATTTGTATGCTCCTATTTCttccaaaattaaaacattttctaaAGGACGATATGTCAATGGATGAAACCAGTGAAGAAAGCAGATATATTCGAACAGAGAAAg ATGCACTGGAGAAACATATTGAAGATTTGCAAGATATTATTTTAAGGTCAATTAATTAG